A window of the Aeromicrobium phoceense genome harbors these coding sequences:
- a CDS encoding sigma-70 family RNA polymerase sigma factor codes for MEQTEQFEAERPRLVAIAGRVLGDPAEAQDIVQQAWLRLHRNETPIDDLPAWLTTVTTRLCLDRLKSRTPVPFEDVDPGETEGDPADDVALADTVGIALSVVLERLAPRERVAFVLHDSFGFEFGTIAAVLDTTPAAARKLASRARAKVTQPRPEDSLTDWEVVDAFMAAARNGEFNRLLQLLAPDALVSADDAAILVGTPERIEGRGEVAAFFNGSAHAALPVFVEDRPGTAWFLKGAAQVVFDFTIRDGLVQAITFRAAPEVLETVQRRDGADPRG; via the coding sequence GTGGAGCAGACCGAACAGTTCGAGGCGGAGCGACCACGCCTCGTCGCGATCGCCGGGCGCGTGCTCGGCGACCCGGCCGAGGCGCAGGACATCGTCCAGCAGGCGTGGCTGCGCCTGCACCGCAACGAGACCCCGATCGACGACCTGCCCGCCTGGCTGACCACCGTCACCACGCGGCTCTGCCTCGACCGGCTGAAGTCCCGCACCCCGGTGCCGTTCGAGGACGTCGACCCCGGCGAGACCGAGGGCGACCCGGCCGACGACGTCGCTCTGGCCGACACCGTCGGGATCGCGCTCAGCGTCGTGCTGGAGCGGCTGGCCCCGCGCGAGCGGGTCGCCTTCGTGCTGCACGACAGCTTCGGCTTCGAGTTCGGCACGATCGCCGCGGTCCTGGACACCACTCCGGCGGCGGCGCGCAAGCTCGCCTCGCGCGCCCGCGCCAAGGTGACCCAGCCGCGGCCCGAGGACAGCCTCACCGACTGGGAGGTCGTGGACGCGTTCATGGCCGCGGCGAGGAACGGCGAGTTCAACCGCCTGCTGCAGCTGCTGGCGCCCGACGCGCTCGTGTCGGCGGACGACGCGGCGATCCTGGTCGGCACGCCCGAGCGCATCGAGGGGCGCGGCGAGGTGGCCGCGTTCTTCAACGGCAGCGCTCACGCGGCCCTGCCCGTGTTCGTCGAGGACCGTCCCGGCACCGCGTGGTTCCTCAAGGGAGCCGCGCAGGTGGTGTTCGACTTCACCATCCGCGACGGCCTCGTGCAGGCCATCACGTTCCGCGCCGCCCCCGAGGTGCTGGAGACGGTGCAGCGCCGCGACGGCGCAGATCCCCGGGGCTGA
- a CDS encoding nitroreductase family deazaflavin-dependent oxidoreductase yields MPFLGRFPALPRVLNPYMLPLARKVPPLVVLRHFGRRTGRTFEAPVMAFATGRGHIVALTYGHDPNWALNLLAAGQGEMVRAGRRYAISDPRRRTDAHADVPAPIAAILRAMDVHDFLEFTTTPL; encoded by the coding sequence ATGCCCTTCCTCGGCCGGTTCCCCGCCCTTCCCCGGGTCCTCAACCCGTACATGCTGCCGCTCGCGAGAAAAGTGCCCCCGCTGGTGGTGCTGCGGCACTTCGGCCGGCGCACCGGCCGCACGTTCGAGGCGCCGGTGATGGCGTTCGCCACGGGTCGCGGCCACATCGTGGCGCTCACCTACGGGCACGACCCGAACTGGGCGCTCAACCTGCTCGCGGCGGGCCAGGGCGAGATGGTCCGCGCCGGACGCAGGTACGCGATCTCCGACCCGCGCAGGCGCACCGACGCCCACGCCGACGTGCCCGCGCCCATCGCCGCGATCCTGCGCGCCATGGACGTGCACGACTTCCTCGAGTTCACGACGACTCCGCTCTGA
- a CDS encoding ABC transporter permease: MTTAVRASPLTGTGPLLKVSLHQDARLIAPWVVLISVLSASSILAYAWVFPDADDRRALAATLGSNPALSLVFGPARDLMTADGFNAWRAGQLGAFFAGLMAILIVVRNSRANEDSGQAELIASGVIARHSRLAVAVLMAAVAAVALGVFCFVVTLLCGGGVVPTLILSASFTASALMFAGVAAVTSQLASEARTASSMAVGTLGVFYVLRGYIDSSDFPDWVTWLTPLGWLEETRPATENDPWPLLLALAFAVLLVLAAFVLQGHRDFGQGMVATRPGPARAGLAGSAWGLAFRLHRGLLAAWLIGFAGLGLLFGTIATSIGDLIAENPAVGVVLAASGVGSLTFAFLMTILQIIAIIAAAMGVQVVLRIHAEETDVRVDPLLATPLRRPTYLASNALVAFGSTAVAMLVAGTTLGLVASAEDETVEFVDVVAQAAATIPGVWVLVALALAVVGAAPSKRLVGWLGVVATFGLTILGPTFNLWDWVLDISPLRHVPDVTSASPEWSGLAWLVGFIAVFTTIGFAGFRRRDIDST, translated from the coding sequence ATGACGACCGCCGTCAGGGCCTCGCCGCTGACCGGGACCGGCCCGCTGCTGAAGGTCTCGCTGCACCAGGACGCCCGCCTCATCGCGCCGTGGGTCGTGCTGATCTCGGTGCTGTCGGCGTCGTCGATCCTGGCCTACGCGTGGGTGTTCCCCGACGCCGACGACCGTCGCGCGCTGGCGGCGACGCTCGGATCGAACCCCGCCCTGTCGCTCGTCTTCGGCCCGGCGCGCGACCTGATGACGGCCGACGGGTTCAACGCCTGGCGTGCCGGCCAGCTGGGCGCGTTCTTCGCCGGGCTGATGGCGATCCTCATCGTGGTGCGCAACAGCCGCGCCAACGAGGACTCCGGTCAGGCGGAGCTCATCGCGTCGGGGGTGATCGCGCGCCACTCGCGACTCGCCGTCGCCGTGCTCATGGCCGCCGTCGCCGCCGTCGCACTGGGCGTGTTCTGCTTCGTCGTCACGCTGCTCTGCGGCGGTGGCGTGGTGCCGACCCTGATCCTCTCGGCCAGCTTCACCGCATCGGCGCTGATGTTCGCGGGTGTCGCGGCGGTGACGTCGCAGCTCGCCTCCGAGGCGCGAACGGCGAGCAGCATGGCGGTGGGCACGCTCGGCGTCTTCTACGTCCTGCGCGGCTACATCGACTCGAGCGACTTCCCCGACTGGGTCACGTGGCTCACGCCGCTCGGGTGGCTCGAGGAGACCCGGCCCGCCACGGAGAACGACCCGTGGCCGCTGCTGCTGGCACTGGCCTTCGCGGTGCTTCTCGTCCTGGCGGCGTTCGTCCTGCAGGGGCACCGGGACTTCGGCCAGGGCATGGTCGCCACCCGACCCGGCCCGGCACGCGCCGGGCTCGCCGGCAGTGCGTGGGGACTGGCGTTCAGGCTGCACCGTGGCCTGCTCGCCGCGTGGTTGATCGGCTTCGCCGGGCTGGGCCTGCTCTTCGGCACCATCGCCACCTCGATCGGCGACCTCATCGCCGAGAACCCGGCCGTCGGCGTCGTGCTCGCCGCGAGCGGCGTGGGCAGCCTGACCTTCGCGTTCCTCATGACGATCCTGCAGATCATCGCGATCATCGCCGCCGCCATGGGCGTGCAGGTCGTGCTGCGGATCCATGCCGAGGAGACGGACGTCCGGGTCGACCCGCTGCTGGCCACGCCGCTGCGGCGGCCGACCTACCTGGCCAGCAACGCGCTCGTGGCGTTCGGCTCCACGGCCGTGGCGATGCTGGTCGCGGGCACCACGCTCGGCCTCGTCGCCTCGGCGGAGGACGAGACCGTGGAGTTCGTCGACGTGGTGGCGCAGGCCGCCGCGACGATCCCGGGCGTGTGGGTGCTGGTCGCGCTCGCGCTCGCCGTGGTGGGCGCGGCGCCGTCGAAGCGCCTCGTCGGCTGGCTCGGCGTGGTGGCCACCTTCGGCCTGACGATCCTCGGTCCGACGTTCAACCTGTGGGACTGGGTGCTCGACATCAGCCCGCTGCGCCACGTGCCCGACGTGACGTCCGCGTCGCCGGAGTGGAGCGGCCTGGCCTGGCTCGTCGGCTTCATCGCCGTGTTCACCACCATCGGCTTCGCCGGCTTCCGCCGGCGTGACATCGACAGCACCTGA
- a CDS encoding ABC transporter ATP-binding protein gives MPHSPTSGEPAIVVDGLVKRFGSFPALDGLDLSVATGEVHGFLGPNGAGKSTTIRVLLGLLRASSGTVRLLGGDPWRDVVALHRRLAYVPGDVVLWPGLSGGEAIDLLGNLRGGLDERRRAHLLERFELDPTKKGRQYSKGNRQKVAIVAARAADVELLILDEPTSGLDPLMEAVFQDEIAQEKERGRTILLSSHIMSEVEALADRVSIIRAGRVVQTGTLDDLRGQTRLTISATLSSVPHERLGVLHDVHLDEHQRLTATVEPARINEAMAALTELGMTALTVSPASLEDLFLRQYGDTGEDTR, from the coding sequence ATGCCCCACTCCCCCACGTCCGGAGAGCCGGCGATCGTCGTCGACGGGCTCGTCAAGCGCTTCGGCTCGTTCCCGGCACTCGACGGACTCGACCTGAGCGTCGCCACCGGTGAGGTCCACGGCTTCCTCGGCCCGAACGGAGCCGGCAAGTCCACCACGATCCGCGTCCTGCTCGGCCTGCTGCGCGCGAGCTCGGGCACCGTGCGCCTGCTCGGCGGCGATCCGTGGCGCGACGTGGTCGCCCTGCACCGCCGGCTCGCGTACGTGCCCGGCGACGTCGTGCTGTGGCCGGGGCTGTCGGGCGGCGAGGCGATCGACCTGCTCGGCAACCTGCGCGGCGGCCTGGACGAGCGACGACGCGCGCACCTGCTCGAGCGCTTCGAGCTGGACCCCACGAAGAAGGGGCGCCAGTACTCCAAGGGCAACCGGCAGAAGGTGGCGATCGTGGCGGCGCGGGCGGCCGACGTCGAGCTGCTGATCCTCGACGAGCCCACCTCCGGCCTCGACCCGCTCATGGAGGCGGTGTTCCAGGACGAGATCGCGCAGGAGAAGGAGCGCGGCCGCACGATCCTGCTGTCGAGCCACATCATGAGCGAGGTCGAGGCGCTCGCCGACCGCGTGAGCATCATCCGTGCCGGCCGGGTGGTCCAGACCGGGACGCTCGACGACCTCCGCGGGCAGACGCGCCTCACGATCAGCGCCACGCTTTCGAGCGTGCCGCACGAGCGCCTCGGCGTCCTCCACGACGTGCACCTCGACGAGCACCAGCGGCTGACCGCCACGGTCGAGCCGGCCCGCATCAACGAGGCGATGGCCGCACTGACCGAGCTCGGGATGACGGCGCTGACGGTGTCGCCCGCGTCGCTCGAGGACCTGTTCCTGCGGCAGTACGGCGACACCGGCGAGGACACCCGATGA
- a CDS encoding DUF6544 family protein encodes MTNLLRWTVVALVTVHGLIHLLGAAERFGWADDPTLEKSTGLGLLWLVAAVLLLVTALFAALGRVVGWWLLAVVAAVVSQVAIMTSWDVSGSGTVVNAFLLVVAAYSFLLRGPFSFHAQWHHQVEEALAQADSLAPVITEEDLDALPAPVAAYVRSAGAVGRPRPTSVRADFTGRIRTGPDAPWMGFAGKQVNTFGADPRRIFLMEASRYALPVLVLHSYAGARATMRAKVLSVATVLDASGPELDQGETVTVFNDLVVLAPGAIVGAPIRWTQIDDRQVRGVFTNGRQMVTAVLTFDGDRLVSFVSEDRFRASDDGTAFVPQTWSTPLAGHTDDEGHHVVSSGVGRWRDPRGWFTYVEMEFEDVDLDPVRSGRSAGARAPLGRTGRPPRSRRPTPGPPRTSAPR; translated from the coding sequence ATGACGAATCTCCTTCGGTGGACCGTCGTGGCGCTGGTGACCGTCCACGGCCTGATTCACCTCCTGGGGGCCGCCGAGAGATTCGGGTGGGCCGACGATCCCACCCTCGAGAAGTCCACCGGACTGGGGCTGCTGTGGCTCGTCGCCGCGGTGCTCCTGCTGGTCACGGCCCTGTTCGCAGCCCTGGGTCGGGTGGTGGGCTGGTGGCTGCTGGCGGTGGTCGCGGCGGTGGTCTCGCAGGTCGCGATCATGACGTCGTGGGACGTCTCGGGCTCCGGCACCGTGGTCAATGCCTTCCTGCTGGTGGTGGCCGCGTACTCGTTCCTGCTGCGTGGCCCGTTCAGCTTCCACGCGCAGTGGCACCACCAGGTGGAGGAGGCGCTCGCCCAGGCGGACTCCCTCGCTCCGGTGATCACGGAGGAGGATCTCGACGCGCTTCCCGCGCCCGTGGCGGCCTACGTCCGCAGCGCGGGTGCCGTCGGCCGGCCGCGCCCCACGAGCGTGCGGGCCGACTTCACCGGTCGCATCCGCACCGGCCCGGACGCTCCGTGGATGGGCTTCGCGGGAAAGCAGGTCAACACGTTCGGGGCCGACCCGCGCCGCATCTTCCTCATGGAGGCCAGTCGGTACGCGCTGCCGGTGCTCGTGCTGCACAGCTACGCCGGGGCGCGGGCGACGATGCGGGCCAAGGTGCTGTCGGTGGCCACGGTGCTCGACGCCTCAGGGCCCGAGCTCGACCAGGGGGAGACGGTCACGGTCTTCAACGACCTCGTGGTGCTGGCGCCGGGCGCGATCGTCGGGGCGCCGATCCGGTGGACGCAGATCGACGACCGTCAGGTGCGGGGCGTCTTCACGAACGGCCGGCAGATGGTGACGGCGGTGCTCACGTTCGACGGGGACCGGCTCGTCAGCTTCGTGTCCGAGGATCGCTTCCGGGCTTCGGACGACGGGACGGCGTTCGTCCCACAGACCTGGTCGACCCCGCTCGCCGGCCACACCGACGACGAGGGCCACCACGTGGTCTCCTCGGGAGTGGGTCGGTGGCGTGACCCGCGGGGCTGGTTCACCTACGTGGAGATGGAGTTCGAGGACGTCGACCTCGACCCGGTCAGGTCCGGGCGCTCGGCAGGAGCTCGCGCACCTCTTGGTCGCACCGGCAGGCCGCCGCGATCTCGGCGGCCCACTCCAGGGCCTCCTCGTACGTCCGCACCTCGATGA
- a CDS encoding YciI family protein: protein MAKFLISFVEGAMRVPEAELPDVVKAAHAVVDEAKDAGVWILGGGLKNHSEATVVTPERTLVDGPEPSANGAIAGFALIEVRTYEEALEWAAEIAAACRCDQEVRELLPSART, encoded by the coding sequence ATGGCGAAATTTCTGATCTCGTTCGTCGAGGGTGCGATGCGGGTTCCCGAGGCCGAGCTGCCCGACGTGGTGAAGGCCGCTCACGCCGTGGTGGACGAGGCCAAGGACGCCGGCGTCTGGATCCTCGGCGGCGGCCTGAAGAACCACTCCGAGGCCACCGTCGTCACGCCCGAGCGCACCCTGGTCGACGGTCCCGAGCCCTCCGCGAACGGCGCCATCGCCGGCTTCGCGCTCATCGAGGTGCGGACGTACGAGGAGGCCCTGGAGTGGGCCGCCGAGATCGCGGCGGCCTGCCGGTGCGACCAAGAGGTGCGCGAGCTCCTGCCGAGCGCCCGGACCTGA
- a CDS encoding nucleoside deaminase: MTDPEDARWLSMTIDLAVENVEAGGGPFAALLVRDGEVVATGQNRVTRDFDPTAHAEVVAIREAGRALGDFSLAGLTLYASCEPCPMCLAASLWARVDRIVYAADRDDAADGGFDDREFYELFARDRATWGIPVVSARTEAASRPFAAWLERVDRVRY, from the coding sequence ATGACGGACCCGGAGGACGCGCGCTGGCTGAGCATGACGATCGATCTCGCCGTCGAGAACGTCGAGGCCGGAGGCGGTCCGTTCGCCGCCCTCCTGGTGCGTGACGGAGAGGTCGTCGCCACGGGCCAGAACCGGGTCACGCGCGACTTCGACCCCACCGCCCACGCCGAGGTCGTCGCCATCCGCGAGGCGGGCCGGGCGCTCGGCGACTTCTCCCTGGCCGGGCTCACGCTGTACGCGTCGTGCGAGCCGTGCCCCATGTGCCTCGCGGCGTCGCTGTGGGCACGCGTCGACCGGATCGTGTACGCCGCCGATCGGGACGACGCCGCCGACGGTGGCTTCGACGACCGGGAGTTCTACGAGCTGTTCGCCCGGGACCGGGCCACGTGGGGCATCCCGGTGGTCAGCGCACGCACGGAGGCCGCGTCGCGTCCGTTCGCGGCGTGGCTCGAGCGCGTCGATCGCGTGCGCTACTGA